A single region of the Gasterosteus aculeatus chromosome 1, fGasAcu3.hap1.1, whole genome shotgun sequence genome encodes:
- the ywhag2 gene encoding 14-3-3 protein gamma-1 has translation MVDREQLVQKARLAEQAERYDDMAASMKSVTELNEALSNEERNLLSVAYKNVVGARRSSWRVISSIEQKTSADGNEKKIEMVRAYREKIEKELEAVCQDVLNLLDNFLIKNCSETQHESKVFYLKMKGDYYRYLAEVATGEKKATVVESSEKSYNEAHEISKEHMQPTHPIRLGLALNYSVFYYEIQNAPEQACHLAKTAFDDAIAELDTLNEDSYKDSTLIMQLLRDNLTLWTSDQQDDEGGEGAN, from the exons ATGGTTGATCGCGAGCAGCTGGTGCAGAAAGCCAGGCTGGCTGAACAGGCTGAGAGATATGATGATATGGCAGCTTCCATGAAATCG GTAACAGAGCTGAACGAGGCCCTGTCCAACGAGGAGAGGAACCTCTTGTCCGTGGCCTACAAGAACGTGGTCGGTGCCCGTCGCTCGTCCTGGAGGGTGATCTCCAGCATTGAGCAGAAGACCTCGGCCGACGGCAATGAGAAGAAGATTGAGATGGTGAGGGCCTACAGGGAGAAGATtgagaaggagctggaggccgTGTGCCAGGATGTGCTCAACCTTCTGGACAACTTCCTGATCAAGAACTGCAGCGAGACGCAGCACGAGAGCAAGGTCTTCTACCTGAAGATGAAGGGCGACTACTACCGGTACCTGGCTGAGGTGGCCACGGGCGAGAAGAAGGCCACCGTGGTGGAGTCCTCGGAAAAGTCCTACAACGAGGCCCACGAGATAAGCAAGGAGCACATGCAGCCCACCCACCCCATCCGCCTGGGCTTAGCCCTCAACTACTCGGTGTTTTACTACGAGATCCAGAACGCCCCGGAGCAGGCCTGTCATCTGGCCAAGACCGCCTTCGATGACGCCATCGCCGAGCTCGACACCCTCAACGAGGACTCCTACAAAGACTCCACTCTCATCATGCAGCTGCTGCGAGACAACTTGACACTGTGGACAAGTGACCAGCAGGATGacgagggaggggagggcgcCAATTAA